TCGTCTCCACTGAAACTGCTATAGCATACATTTACACAAATGTACACCATTACTACAAACAATACTGATAAATTAGTAAAACTTTTCATGATATTTTCGCCTCCTAAACACTACCTTATTATTGCAATCTTGCTCCTTGCTTTATCTGATCTATTATCAGGGTTTGTTATCAGATAAATATACACTCCAGGGGCTACCTTGTTACTACCAATGCCGGTTGCATTCCACTCGTATTTACCGTCGCCATCATTTTCATCATACTCATGCACTATTTCGCCTACAATATTGTATATTTTTATTTTTGCTTTTGCAGTGAGATTATCAAAGGTTACAACATTTGCCCCGAAACTGCCACCTCCGCCAATCTTGCAAGGATTGGGATAAACTTTAACACCGCCAAGATTGACGGCTGCCGGTGCCGCCATTATCCTATATAAAGTGAAATGGCTAACATTTACTGACACAAACATATTAGCCGCATCAGGCACTGCTCCGGGAACTTCTTCCCATGCACCAGTTGTAGTATTGTAACTGTAAATTCGCAACGAATTTAAGTCACTAATTCCTGCTGCATCTAACATTGCCTGCGTAAAAGGCAGTCGTATAGTAACCTGATAATTAAATACCAAGCCAGTGGGGCCAAAGTCCACTGCTTCGCCTACTGAATTCATATCGCTGGGCGTTGGCGGCGGGTTAATCACCACGCTAATAGATATAGTTAAAGTAGACCTAAGTGCCCCTGAAGAAATATCCACGCCAGCATTGTTTATTTTACTGGATGTGTCAGACACTTCAACTGTTCCTCCGGCAGTACCAACATCCTGAGATTTTTCTTCCTGAAGTGTACTCCCTGCAGGTGGTGGCTCAGAGACAAAGAACCCATCAGTTAAAGTATCAGATTGACTGTCTGAATTGGTAACTACCACATTCCAGTAACCAACAGTTTTACCTGTTAAATCAAAAATGCAGGTTATGCTTGTGGTTGTTATATTCACATTTGTTCCGGTGATATCACTTTCGTCTGTTTTGGTGAGTTTAGTTGTTGTGCCAGAGTGAAAATAATTACCCACAATAGTAACATCTGCACTGCTATCATTTTTAGATGTGTTCGGCGTGATGCTTAATATTTCAGGTGTAGGAAAAACTATTGTGAAACCATCTGATAAACTTGCAGATTGCGCATTGGGATTTGTCACAACCACAGTCCACGGTCCCGTGGAAGAACCTGTAAGGTCAAAATAACATGTAATCATGGATGCACTCACTACAGTAATATTTGTGCCGTTGATATCAGTTTTTCCTGTTTTGGTAAGTTTAACTGCGGCGTTGGTTTCAAATCCCGTTCCTGCAAGGTTTTCTATAAATATTGTTTGCATATTGTGTCCGCTATTTGGCGTTATACTTGTGATACTTGCCGATGGCGCCTTTTCAGTAACAACTTTTAATTCATCACAAAAATCAGTAGCAATGCCATCATTGTTGTACCCAGATATCTTAAACCAGTATGTCGTGCAGGGGTTTAGGACTGTTACTTGGCGAGTCGTCCAGTTAATAAGGTCAGCAACAAATTGCCATTGTGTTTGATTGGTAGATTTCTGTATTTCATAGTCCTTTGCCCCACCCTCGCCGTGCGACCAGGACAAGTCAACTGTATTATGAGTTATCACTAATGCAGTCAAGTTTGTTGGCGGATTTGCTTTGGTATATTTAGTCGCGGACTCTGAATTAGAATAACCCGCGAAATTGTGAACCTGAACAAATCTGTAGTATGAAGTATTTGGGCTGAGGTTTGTCTCTACCCAGAAAGTAGCGTTTGCCAGCACACTACCGACTATTCCACCTGTGTCTGTAATTATTCT
This genomic stretch from Elusimicrobiota bacterium harbors:
- a CDS encoding fibronectin type III domain-containing protein translates to MNMKILSRVILKLKVIFILSILLIIGIKSNAFAIFNYSSTTFNGSQNNSDRGYSITVDASSNVYVTGWINGASGGNDIWVGKFNSDLVLQSSVCINGSANTTDEGHGITIDGSGNLYVIGYVQETTGGYNIFISKHFQPSEPDETSPSAISTLTAVTGSNEGEIDLTWTAPGDDGTQGQLQNAKYRVQFSSYIVTWSTMSAQRQIPVSGVNLGDWQYYTLTGLTGETTYYIRVWTGDEALNWSEVSNGATAFTLPPAPTGFSGIAISTTAINWYWTDNSNTETGFRIITDTGGIVGSVLANATFWVETNLSPNTSYYRFVQVHNFAGYSNSESATKYTKANPPTNLTALVITHNTVDLSWSHGEGGAKDYEIQKSTNQTQWQFVADLINWTTRQVTVLNPCTTYWFKISGYNNDGIATDFCDELKVVTEKAPSASITSITPNSGHNMQTIFIENLAGTGFETNAAVKLTKTGKTDINGTNITVVSASMITCYFDLTGSSTGPWTVVVTNPNAQSASLSDGFTIVFPTPEILSITPNTSKNDSSADVTIVGNYFHSGTTTKLTKTDESDITGTNVNITTTSITCIFDLTGKTVGYWNVVVTNSDSQSDTLTDGFFVSEPPPAGSTLQEEKSQDVGTAGGTVEVSDTSSKINNAGVDISSGALRSTLTISISVVINPPPTPSDMNSVGEAVDFGPTGLVFNYQVTIRLPFTQAMLDAAGISDLNSLRIYSYNTTTGAWEEVPGAVPDAANMFVSVNVSHFTLYRIMAAPAAVNLGGVKVYPNPCKIGGGGSFGANVVTFDNLTAKAKIKIYNIVGEIVHEYDENDGDGKYEWNATGIGSNKVAPGVYIYLITNPDNRSDKARSKIAIIR